One genomic window of Medicago truncatula cultivar Jemalong A17 chromosome 1, MtrunA17r5.0-ANR, whole genome shotgun sequence includes the following:
- the LOC25482180 gene encoding peptide-N4-(N-acetyl-beta-glucosaminyl)asparagine amidase A, whose product MDNTFLTLLLFLFFFCFLHHPVSASNLHKIKQLNSNHLSQLTSSSPIKYFEVTKPIKLPKASKPCSYHILHHDFGYTYGNPPVLANYTPPSHCSFKKFSKIVLEWKATCEGRQYDRIFGVWLGGVELLRSCTAEPIANGIVWSVEKDITRYKSLLLNHQQNQTLAVLLRNIVDKTYTGVYHVDITIHFHGYPFDVKKTHKTKKFDSLAFRSGFHADLILPISRNLPKNDVLWFEIQNSTDVGVKEFVVPQNAYRAVLEVYVSFHENDESWYSNPPNEYLVANNITDSNPGNGPFREVVVTLDDKVVGSVWPFTVIFTGGVNPLLWRPITAIGSFDLPSYDIEITPILGTILDGKKHLFGFSVTNALNVWYIDANLHLWLDTKSSRTEGELVNHVDKPLVESLVTDFNGLNGTFLTSAKKSILSTGWVRSSFGNITTSFVQDFDYYNSMVMRKNGSKQTVNQIISFNDSIRAKLPSSYLDLVDDTYRKFSLYLDTDELKEDNDTYLAVSNFTLGFDENKSKSKVSGISNSFLKNVQDGQGTMVVKKNLVVSGVGATQQNYRYKSNEHCYSRKIGSSNYTILYDKVKDTCNKRSHSRFGNFIRKFPTML is encoded by the coding sequence ATGGACAACACTTTCTTAAccttgttgttgttcttgttcttcttttgCTTTCTGCACCACCCCGTTTCTGCATCAAATCTACACAAAATCAAGCAACTAAACTCAAATCATCTTTCTCAACTCACATCATCTTCACCAATCAAATATTTTGAGGTAACAAAACCAATTAAACTCCCAAAAGCATCAAAACCATGTTCATACCACATTCTTCATCATGATTTTGGTTACACATATGGAAATCCCCCAGTTCTTGCTAACTACACCCCTCCCTCTCATTGCTCATTtaaaaaattctccaaaattGTTCTTGAATGGAAAGCAACATGCGAGGGAAGACAATATGATCGAATTTTCGGTGTTTGGCTTGGTGGAGTTGAGTTACTCAGAAGCTGTACTGCAGAACCAATAGCAAATGGGATTGTTTGGAGTGTTGAAAAAGACATCACAAGGTATAAATCTTTGTTGttgaatcatcaacaaaatcaaaccTTAGCTGTTCTTTTAAGGAACATTGTTGATAAAACTTATACTGGTGTTTATCATGTTGATATCACTATTCACTTTCACGGTTACCCTTTTGATGTTAAGAAGACTCATAAGACAAAAAAGTTTGATTCTTTAGCATTTAGGAGTGGTTTTCATGCAGATTTGATCTTGCCCATTTCAAGGAATCTCCCAAAAAATGATGTGTTGtggtttgaaattcaaaattcaactgATGTGGGTGTAAAGGAATTTGTGGTTCCTCAAAATGCTTATAGGGCTGTGTTAGAAGTGTATGTTTCATTTCATGAGAATGATGAGTCTTGGTATAGTAATCCTCCAAATGAATATCTTGTTGCAAATAACATTACTGATAGTAACCCTGGAAATGGACCCTTTAGAGAGGTTGTAGTTACTCTGGATGACAAGGTTGTTGGTTCAGTTTGGCCTTTTACTGTGATTTTCACCGGAGGGGTTAATCCTCTCTTGTGGAGACCGATCACTGCGATCGGCTCATTTGATCTTCCGTCTTATGATATTGAAATTACACCTATTTTGGGGACAATATTGGATGGAAAGAAGCATTTGTTTGGGTTTAGTGTGACAAATGCATTGAATGTTTGGTATATTGATGCAAATTTACATCTTTGGTTGGATACAAAGAGCAGTAGAACAGAAGGAGAGCTCGTGAATCATGTTGACAAACCTTTGGTTGAATCTCTAGTAACCGACTTTAATGGTTTAAACGGAACGTTCTTGACTAGTGCAAAGAAGTCCATTTTGTCTACTGGATGGGTTAGATCCTCCTTTGGTAATATCACAACCAGTTTTGTTCAAGATTTTGATTACTACAATTCAATGGTTATGAGGAAGAATGGGAGCAAACAAACTGTGAATCAAATTATATCTTTCAACGACAGTATTCGGGCTAAACTTCCATCCTCCTATCTAGATTTGGTCGATGACACATACAGAAAATTTTCCCTTTACTTGGACACAGATGAACTAAAGGAGGATAATGACACTTATTTAGCTGTTTCAAATTTTACATTAGGATTTGATGAGAATAAGTCTAAGAGCAAGGTTTCCGGAATTTCAAATAGCTTTCTAAAAAATGTGCAGGACGGCCAGGGTACAATGGTTGTTAAAAAGAATTTGGTTGTTAGTGGAGTGGGTGCAACACAACAAAATTACAGATATAAAAGCAATGAACATTGCTACTCTAGGAAAATTGGCAGCTCAAATTATACAATTCTCTATGATAAAGTCAAAGATACATGCAACAAAAGAAGTCACTCTCGTTTTGGCAATTTTATCAGAAAGTTTCCCACTATGCTCTAG
- the LOC11428054 gene encoding BEL1-like homeodomain protein 3 produces the protein MYPNQAFSSGSYAEMISGNTLLPHNYSESVGGQNELKFMTSMDDTMNMLSIDQGHSNATTSDPRTQFGLVESEQNVQCQGLSLSLGTMMPSFQYQYPGNSFTSLMNAQISNLKGSASLKDDEAECMASLSSGGFQNNVKREGLYNPHPSIGLNEGQSDPCLQGSAVIPNNALNSHYLKAAQELLDEIVNVRKGLKQTGLEKQQSFHDAGLDASKDSDGKSTSQSMQVSSGPNGSNANNSSCELSPAERQHLLDKKTKLLSMLDELDKRYRQYCHQMQIVVSSFDMVAGCGAAEPYTALALRTISRHFRCLRDAISGQIQLTQRSLGEQEGIPRLRYVDQQLRQQKALQQLGVMRQAWRPQRGLPESSVSILRAWLFEHFLHPYPKDSEKIMLARQTGLTRNQVANWFINARVRLWKPMVEEMYKEEFGDSETSSNLLSENTPKAPRDDDVRVWDDKREESHDKLMNVDGAQQQGQIAGLKLDHASSSTTELDRGIQSSDHWTNVMDSRIGKMQGDQQRFNMNNSPYSNPPISINQNGDGCIMDSTPTTYDDLSELNNFGVGGHVSLALELRNSESDGFGLSNDDINKRRNQAMASSPDTDLLDYHFTDTGKQQHKFANPHLLHEFVV, from the exons ATGTATCCGAACCAAGCGTTTTCTTCGGGATCTTACGCCGAGATGATTTCTGGGAATACTTTGTTACCTCATAATTACAGTGAATCTGTAGGAGGACAAAATGAGTTGAAGTTTATGACATCTATGGATGATACAATGAATATGCTGTCTATTGATCAGGGGCATTCCAATGCTACTACGAGCGATCCAAGGACACAATTCGGACTCGTTGAGAGCGAGCAAAATGTACAATGCCAAGGCCTGTCTCTTAGCCTTGGGACAATGATGCCTTCCTTTCAATATCAGTATCCCGGCAACAGTTTCACCTCACTAATGAATGCTCAAATTTCAAACTTGAAGGGGTCTGCATCTCTTAAGGATGATGAGGCTGAGTGCATGGCATCTTTGTCTTCTGGAGGATTTCAAAACAATGTCAAAAGGGAGGGTTTGTATAATCCACATCCTTCAATAGGCCTTAATGAAGGCCAATCTGATCCGTGCCTGCAAGGATCAGCAGTTATTCCGAACAATGCCCTTAACTCTCACTACCTTAAGGCAGCACAGGAACTTCTTGATGAAATAGTTAATGTCCGAAAGGGCTTGAAACAAACCGGATTGGAAAAACAACAAAGTTTTCACGATGCTGGTTTAGATGCTTCCAAAGATTCTGATGGAAAATCTACAAGTCAATCTATGCAAGTATCTTCAGGCCCTAATGGTTCTAATGCAAACAACTCTTCATGTGAGCTATCTCCCGCGGAACGACAGCATTTATTGGACAAGAAAACAAAACTTTTGTCCATGTTGGATGAG TTAGACAAAAGATACCGACAATACTGTCATCAAATGCAGATTGTTGTGTCATCTTTTGACATGGTTGCTGGTTGCGGCGCAGCCGAACCATACACTGCTCTTGCTTTGCGCACCATTTCTCGTCACTTTCGCTGTTTGCGTGATGCTATTAGCGGCCAAATTCAGTTGACTCAAAGGAGCCTTGGTGAACAAGAGGGAATACCTCGTCTCCGCTATGTTGATCAACAGCTTAGACAACAAAAAGCTCTTCAGCAGCTTGGTGTAATGAGACAAGCTTGGAGACCTCAGAGAGGACTTCCTGAAAGCTCTGTGTCAATACTCCGTGCGTGGCTCTTTGAGCATTTCCTTCATCC TTATCCAAAGGATTCAGAGAAAATCATGTTGGCAAGACAAACAGGCTTGACCAGAAACCAG GTGGCGAATTGGTTCATTAATGCGAGGGTGCGTCTTTGGAAACCAATGGTCGAAGAAATGTACAAAGAAGAGTTTGGTGATTCGGAGACAAGCAGCAATCTTTTATCAGAAAACACGCCAAAAGCTCCGAGAGACGATGATGTTCGAGTGTGGGATGATAAAAGGGAAGAGTCTCATGACAAGTTAATGAATGTTGATGGTGCTCAACAACAAGGTCAAATTGCAGGGTTGAAGTTAGATCATGCATCCTCCTCAACCACAGAATTGGATAGAGGGATTCAAAGTAGCGATCATTGGACTAATGTGATGGATTCTAGAATTGGGAAAATGCAAGGTGACCAACAAAGGTTTAACATGAACAATAGTCCTTATTCAAATCCACCTATCTCAATCAACCAAAATGGTGATGGCTGCATAATGGATTCTACTCCTACAACTTATGATGATTTATCAGAGTTGAATAACTTTGGTGTTGGTGGCCATGTCTCACTTGCATTGGAGTTGAGGAACTCTGAAAGTGATGGATTTGGTTTGTCCAATGATGACATCAATAAAAGGCGTAATCAAGCAATGGCTTCTTCACCTGATACTGATTTGTTAGACTATCACTTCACAGACACTGGAAAGCAACAACACAAGTTTGCCAACCCTCATTTGTTACATGAGTTTGTTGTCTGA